In the genome of Methanococcoides methylutens, the window CTGGCAGGATCAACCAGAGTTATTTGTTAAAGCACACAAAATTTGGAAGTTAACTAAGAATTGTCGGAAAAGAACTCTTTTGTTTAATTAGAGAGTTGTTTTCTTTGCACAATAGTTGGTTAGTTCTGTTTGATAGATAAAGTCACTATCAGTCAGAATTAACCGAACTGCCACTTTCAACGTCAGACCGGAAAAGCTCCGGTCTCCACTAATGATTTTGATTTGAAGGTGATTGAAATTCCACACATTGTGCGGAATTAAATAAATGTCACGTTGGTATATAAGACTTTCGATGCCTTATATATTGACAATCTCACAGAGGGAAGTAACAGACAGATCATGCGCAATTGCAGACCCGCATATTTACTCGCCTTGCGAGGACTCCTACATGTACACACTGGGATATAAACGTTTCGTAAACAACGGTTTTAACAATACAAATGTTTGAAAATATACAAGTTCAAGCCCCCATGAAGAATAGGACCAGCACACCCACACCCCATGGACCAGAATAGTAACATAAACACAAAAACGGGTTCAAACAATAGGAAACACACGCAACCTTTAACAATAGATGAAACATAAATAATGCAATATATTGGATAAATCTGAAAGAGGAATTTGGCTGGATAAAAAAGAATCTGGAAATGACAATGAGGCACCACAGCAAACAAACCGTGTAAGAACACCACGAACAGAGGACAGAGAAGTTCTTGCAATCGTGGAGAACCTTATGGGTGCAAGCCGGGTAAAACTCAGGTGCATGGACGGTGTAGCTCGTATGGGACGCATACCCGGATCCATGAAAAAGAACAACTGGATCCGCGAAGGTGATGTTGTGATCGTCATCCCATGGGACTTCCAGGATACAAAAGCAGATGTTATATGGAAATACACACGATCCCAGGTAAATTGGCTTGAGAGTGAAGGATTCCTGAAAGGATAAATATGAAAAAAGAACTTGAAGGCAAGATAAAACGCCTTGACAATAGCGTTGATAAATTGCGAATTAGACGCAAAGACAGCGACAATCTCAAAGTAACCGAAAACGTATTTGATAACGCCACCCTAAAGGCACTATATACTTTGTCCAACAAAGGGATAGTACAGGCACTGGGAGGATCCATAAGTACAGGAAAGGAAGCAAATGTATTCCTTGCAGATGGAGAAGAGGAAGACATCGCAATCAAGATCTACCGAATATCTTCAAGCAGTTTTAGATCAATGGAAGATTATATCCTCGGAGACCCACGTTTCAGCAATATACGCCATAACAAGAGGGACATAGTCTTTGCATGGACTAAAAAAGAGTTCAGGAACCTCATGAGAGCAAAACAAGCTGGTGTCCGCGTACCCGAACCCATAATTACCGAAAGGAACATACTAATAATGAAATTTATGGGTGAGAATGGCAAGCCTTACCCGCTGCTCAAGGACATGAAGATCCAGAAAGAAGACGGGCAGATGATATTCGAAACAGTTATAGACTATATGCATAAGCTCTATGTAGATGCAAACCTTGTCCATGGCGACCTTAGTGAATACAATATACTGATCGATCCGGAAGATCTAACGCCCGTCATTATCGACATGGGACAATCCGTAACTCTGGAACATCCACGTGCAGACCAATTCTTAAAGCGAGATATCGAGAACATAGCCAGATACTTTAAACGCTACAAGATCGAGGAGTCACCCGAAAGCATTTATGCACGGATAAAGGAACCGGAACCAGAGAACTAAAAAACAAAACTATAACTATAATAATCAACAGGTAGACCACATGACACATATCAAAGTACCCCAGGACAGAATCGGCGCGATCATCGGCCCAAAAGGCAGTGTTAAAAATATGATCGAAACCAAATCCACCTCCAAACTGGACATAAATAGCGAAAATGGTACGGTAGAAGTAGTAGCCGGAGATGACCCGGTCGGAGCTATGAGAGCAGCTGACGTTATACAAGCCATTGCAAGAGGATTCAACCCTGAAAAGGCATACAGTTTCTTTGATGATGATATGCTAATGCTCGAGATAATCGACCTATCACAAGCAGCATCAACATCAAAGGAATTACTTCGTCTTAAAGGAAGGATCATTGGCAAAGGCGGAAAGACAAGAGAAATAGCAGAGAGCCTTATAGGCGTCAAGATCTCAGTCTACGGTAAAACAGTAAGTGTCATAGGCCATCCCGACCAGATACTGATAATGAGGACAGCATTGGAAATGCTTATCGACGGCGCAAACCACGGTTCTGTATATAGCTTCCTTGAAAAGAAGAAACAAGACCTGATGCGTGCACAGCTTGATTCATATTGATACTGAATTCTAAAGGATGCCACACAAAGTAAAGCAGTATCCTTTAGACCAGGCATATTTAAGTCAGGTAACGATCTGAAAATCTAATATGGAGACATTTACATGAGTGAAACAAAGAGCATCGTACAAACAGCAGTAGACATCGGTGATTTTCCAACACTCGTAAATGCTGCTAAAAAGCTAGGCCTCGATAAAAAGTTCAATAATAATGGACCATATACAGTATTTGCCCCTCTTGAAAAAGCATTCGAACCAATACCTGAAAGTGTAATAGATGAAGCATTCGATGACCTTGATTACCTTATGGACATCATAAACTACCATGTTGTCGAAGGAAAATACCTGACATCAGATCTAAAAGAGGTTGACTCACTGACTGCCCTCAACGGCAAGATATTGAAGATCACAAACGATGGCAATGTAATGATCAATGGGATATCTATCGAAAGAGAAAATATTGAATGCACTAATGGTATCATTCATGCTATCGGCGACATACTGATACCTTAAAAGCGTTCCTGCAATCTAAACTTAGATCGGAAGCATTACATGAACGGTGGTACCCTTACCCTGCTCACTTTCCACCCACATATGACCATCATGAAGACTAACAAGTTTCTTGGTGAGTGCAAGCCCTAAACCAGTACCGCTATAAAGTCGTTTTGTGGAACCATCCACCTGATAGAACTTGTCATATAGATGCGGCAGTTGTTCCTTCGGAATCCCGATACCATCATCCCTGATAATGATATGCATCATCTCACCAATGGATTTAGCCTCAACATTCACATTACCCCCTTCTGAAGTGAATTTGACAGCATTAGAAAGAAGATTGTAAATAATGTGCCTGAACTTTGCCTTATCGGCATTTATCTGCGGAAGCTCAGGGTCCACATCATAAGAGAACGAAACATCTTTTTTCAAGATAGATTGCATAATAGAATCCTTTATCTCCATAAATACAGGAACTATGCTAAACTTTTCAAACGTAGCTTCTACCTTACCTGCTTCTATCATTGAGATCTCAAGGATATCATTTATGATTTCAGAAAGATGATTGCCATTCTTGAATACATTTTGGAGATATCTTCGCTGAACATCAGTAAGTTCCCCACATCGGCCATCCAGCAATATCTCGGAAAAGCCAATTATTGAATTAAGAGGCGTCCTAAGCTCATGACTAACATTTGAAAGGAACTCACTTTTGGAACAATTGGCAGCATCCTCAATAGCTTGCGCACGTTTAAGTGCATCTTCAGCCGCCTTTGCCTCACTGACATCATGCAACGTTACAGAGAGATTAGAAGGCACATTATCCCGATCAAATATCACATGAGAGTCAAGCATAGCAGGAAAAATACTGCCATTCTTCCTCATATGCCAGACCCCTTCTTGTTGGAAATGTCCATCATTAAGTAACTTATCACGCAAATATTTCAAGTGAGGGATCTGCTCTTCATTATAGAACATCAAAAAGTGATCGCCAAGCACATCTTCAAGAGAATGATCATGCATTGAAGCAAATGCCTCGTTGAGATAAAGAAGACTTCCTTTCATATCAAGAACTGCAATACCATAGTTTGCATTATCAGAAATAGTCTTGAATATATTAAGGTCCTTTTCCACAAGTATGCGTTCAACGAACTTACCGAGACAATCAGAGATGTAATCGACAATATCCTCTTCCTCATTCAGGAAAGAGACACCAACCTGACCCGGCAATTCTTCAAGATAATAAACTTCCAGACTACCATGAACTGCACCATCAATGAGGATCTCAGATGCATATTTCAATCGAGATAATTCGAAATTATCAGATTGAATGATCATATCATCAAAAATTATCCTTGAACATGCCATAGACGAATTTTGCATACCACATGGAATCATATTCACGACTTGCTGAAAACAATCCTCCAACGAAGATGCAGCATCAACAACTTTAGAAACTGAATGTAAATATTGTACAATATTCATACAGACACTACTACCCTGACCTTGCTTTTCTGGAACATCGATCGCATCGGACGTAATAATTAGTTCAACATCCACAAGATGGTTCCCATTTGCCATATGAACGAGGAACCTTCACATCACCATTTCGAGATCATTCGTATTCCACATCTATGCCCTAAACTGATACAAAGATAATCGCTTCGAATTGCTTTAATCAGATATAATGACACATTTCAAAATGTCACCGAACTACCACCTTTACCAGTATGGTTTTAACCGAATGTCAAAATTCGACCCCAACAATACTATAATGTCAATTAATACCAACCATATTAAAGACTTTCTTTATAAAAAGAGAAATAAAATGATCTGGATGATCAATAAGATCGATTCGATCATTCCAGAAGTTCATCTATTAGCTCAAGCAGGTCCCTGACTTCAAGCGTCGAAGCTTCACTTACACCCAGTTTCAGGTTATTGACACAGAACGGGCATGTAGTAAGCAGAACATCTGCTATCTCAGCCTGATCCACTCTTTTTTCAGCGATCTGCCGGGATATTTCAGGGAACATTGACCTGACACCGCCGCCACCGCCGCAACAACGTGCCGATTCCCTGTTATCTTTCATTTCCACGAACTCGATCTCCGGGATCATATTGATCACATCACGAGGTGCATCATAGATTCCTAAATGCCTGCCAATGTGGCATGGGTCATGATAAGTTACCTTCCTGTTGTAATGTTTTAGATCAAGTTCCTGCTCACTGAGCCACTCAACAAAGTGCATTGCTTTAAAAGACATATCCTTAAAGCGAGGATATTCTTTTCTAAACATCCTCAAACACCCCGCACATGAGAAAAGCACGATCTCAGCACCGGTGTCCTCAATTGCTTTAATGTTCGCCTCAGCCTGCCTTCTGATCACATCATCCGAAAAGCCGATCCTTCCAAGTACGCTCCCACAGCAAACCTCATCAAGTAATGTATAGTCTACTCCAAGCTTCTTCAATATGGAGATTCCTGCCGTAGAAGTCTCTTTATTACGATAGGCTGCACTACAACCTGTAAAATAGGCGATCTTAGCAGGATGAGGAACTTCACCGAATAATTCTCTTCGGCTTTTTTCTTCACCGAAAGGATTTCCCAATGTAGCAATCGAATCAGCGATCTTCTGATGAGTTGAACCTACTACCCCTGATGCCACAATATCTTTTCGTGCAGCTTCGATCACATCAACTACCCTTGTGGATGAAGGACACCTGCGAGTACAATCCGCACAGGTAGTACATTGGTAGATACGCTCCAGTACAGACTCATCAGGTTCGATATCCCCGGAATATAATCCATAGGAAAGAGCCATCTTACCCCTTGCTGCTGAAGAATCCCATTCGAGATTGTCAAATATAGGGCAGATCTCCTTACAGAACCCACACTGAGTACAATTAAGCAGCTCTTTTTTCCATTCTTTCAGATTATCAGTCTTCATTCACTCATCCTCCAGATGGTACCGCAGATGGGAAATGAAATTACCTTCCCAACCCATGATCTTATTCGGGTTCATAATATTATTAGGATCCAGAGCCATCTTGATCGTTTTCATAGCATTAAGACTACATGCCCTTTCCTTAAGGAAGAAAGGAGCTTTGGTCATACCAACACCATGTTCACCAGTGATAGTTCCACCAAGTTCCATTACTTTCTCGTAGATCTCTTCAACAGCCTTTTCTGCCTGATCCCAGTGGGACTTCATCGTAGGATCCATTAGCACCTTAGTATGCAGGTTCCCATCACCTGAATGACCATAACTGGCAATGATTATATCATATTTATCAGAGATATCCTGGAAAGCTTTGACAGCCTCAGGAACTTTGCTCATCGGAACTGCCATATCATCGGCAAGCATAACAGTTACAAGATCATCATCATACTTCGACAACGCAGGTATCATTGCCTTTCTGCCCTTCCACAATTCTTCCTTTCTTTCAGGATCATCAGTGAAATCAACAGAAAGAGCGTTTGAAGCCTTACAAACTTCCATTACGGTTTCGATCTGGTCTTTAACATCATTGACACTACCATCGACCTCTATCAAAAGTATAGCTTCTTCATCAGGCAACCCCATACAAACAGCCTTGTTCACCGCCTGGATACAAACCTTTGACATAAGCTCTAACCCTGAAGGTATCAGAGGCTTTGCAATAATATTGGAAACGCATTGACCTGCTTCCTCCAGCGTATTAAATACCGCTACTGCAACTGCAGTAGTCTCGGGAAGTGGAACGATCCGCAGTGTGACCTCGGTCATGATACCCAGAGTCCCCTCCATACCACACATCAGTTTTTCCAGCTGATATCCTGCAGAATTCTTTAAGGTCCTTGAACCCAGCCTTGCAATATCCCCATTAGGGAATACTACCTCCATTCCAAGAACATAATCCCTTGTAGCGCCATATTTCACAGCATTGCCACCTGACGCATTGGTCGCCACCATACCACCAATATTGGCCACATTGCCACTGGAAGGACCCGGGATGAAAAATCCATATTTCTTAAGCTCTGCATTCAGATCCTTGTGGATCACACCCGGTTCCACCACCACATAAAGGTCTTCGACATGCAATTCCTTTATCTTGTCCATCCTTTGCAGATCAATGACAACACCACCAGCAACAGGTACACTATGACCACAAAGTGCAGTGCCTGCACCCCTCGGGACGATCGGGAAAAGATACTCATTTGCAAGTTTCACTATTTTTTCAATTTCAGCGGTCGTTTTTGGCCTGATCACGGCATCAGGCATACTGCGGTGTATTCCTGCATCGGTAGAATAAGCATACAGCTC includes:
- the eif1A gene encoding translation initiation factor eIF-1A — encoded protein: MDKKESGNDNEAPQQTNRVRTPRTEDREVLAIVENLMGASRVKLRCMDGVARMGRIPGSMKKNNWIREGDVVIVIPWDFQDTKADVIWKYTRSQVNWLESEGFLKG
- a CDS encoding serine protein kinase RIO, whose product is MKKELEGKIKRLDNSVDKLRIRRKDSDNLKVTENVFDNATLKALYTLSNKGIVQALGGSISTGKEANVFLADGEEEDIAIKIYRISSSSFRSMEDYILGDPRFSNIRHNKRDIVFAWTKKEFRNLMRAKQAGVRVPEPIITERNILIMKFMGENGKPYPLLKDMKIQKEDGQMIFETVIDYMHKLYVDANLVHGDLSEYNILIDPEDLTPVIIDMGQSVTLEHPRADQFLKRDIENIARYFKRYKIEESPESIYARIKEPEPEN
- a CDS encoding KH domain-containing protein, with product MTHIKVPQDRIGAIIGPKGSVKNMIETKSTSKLDINSENGTVEVVAGDDPVGAMRAADVIQAIARGFNPEKAYSFFDDDMLMLEIIDLSQAASTSKELLRLKGRIIGKGGKTREIAESLIGVKISVYGKTVSVIGHPDQILIMRTALEMLIDGANHGSVYSFLEKKKQDLMRAQLDSY
- a CDS encoding fasciclin domain-containing protein; its protein translation is MSETKSIVQTAVDIGDFPTLVNAAKKLGLDKKFNNNGPYTVFAPLEKAFEPIPESVIDEAFDDLDYLMDIINYHVVEGKYLTSDLKEVDSLTALNGKILKITNDGNVMINGISIERENIECTNGIIHAIGDILIP
- a CDS encoding sensor histidine kinase; the protein is MANGNHLVDVELIITSDAIDVPEKQGQGSSVCMNIVQYLHSVSKVVDAASSLEDCFQQVVNMIPCGMQNSSMACSRIIFDDMIIQSDNFELSRLKYASEILIDGAVHGSLEVYYLEELPGQVGVSFLNEEEDIVDYISDCLGKFVERILVEKDLNIFKTISDNANYGIAVLDMKGSLLYLNEAFASMHDHSLEDVLGDHFLMFYNEEQIPHLKYLRDKLLNDGHFQQEGVWHMRKNGSIFPAMLDSHVIFDRDNVPSNLSVTLHDVSEAKAAEDALKRAQAIEDAANCSKSEFLSNVSHELRTPLNSIIGFSEILLDGRCGELTDVQRRYLQNVFKNGNHLSEIINDILEISMIEAGKVEATFEKFSIVPVFMEIKDSIMQSILKKDVSFSYDVDPELPQINADKAKFRHIIYNLLSNAVKFTSEGGNVNVEAKSIGEMMHIIIRDDGIGIPKEQLPHLYDKFYQVDGSTKRLYSGTGLGLALTKKLVSLHDGHMWVESEQGKGTTVHVMLPI
- a CDS encoding (Fe-S)-binding protein, which gives rise to MKTDNLKEWKKELLNCTQCGFCKEICPIFDNLEWDSSAARGKMALSYGLYSGDIEPDESVLERIYQCTTCADCTRRCPSSTRVVDVIEAARKDIVASGVVGSTHQKIADSIATLGNPFGEEKSRRELFGEVPHPAKIAYFTGCSAAYRNKETSTAGISILKKLGVDYTLLDEVCCGSVLGRIGFSDDVIRRQAEANIKAIEDTGAEIVLFSCAGCLRMFRKEYPRFKDMSFKAMHFVEWLSEQELDLKHYNRKVTYHDPCHIGRHLGIYDAPRDVINMIPEIEFVEMKDNRESARCCGGGGGVRSMFPEISRQIAEKRVDQAEIADVLLTTCPFCVNNLKLGVSEASTLEVRDLLELIDELLE
- a CDS encoding FAD-binding oxidoreductase; translation: MDQQIIDRLRDIVGEVHISTSTAELYAYSTDAGIHRSMPDAVIRPKTTAEIEKIVKLANEYLFPIVPRGAGTALCGHSVPVAGGVVIDLQRMDKIKELHVEDLYVVVEPGVIHKDLNAELKKYGFFIPGPSSGNVANIGGMVATNASGGNAVKYGATRDYVLGMEVVFPNGDIARLGSRTLKNSAGYQLEKLMCGMEGTLGIMTEVTLRIVPLPETTAVAVAVFNTLEEAGQCVSNIIAKPLIPSGLELMSKVCIQAVNKAVCMGLPDEEAILLIEVDGSVNDVKDQIETVMEVCKASNALSVDFTDDPERKEELWKGRKAMIPALSKYDDDLVTVMLADDMAVPMSKVPEAVKAFQDISDKYDIIIASYGHSGDGNLHTKVLMDPTMKSHWDQAEKAVEEIYEKVMELGGTITGEHGVGMTKAPFFLKERACSLNAMKTIKMALDPNNIMNPNKIMGWEGNFISHLRYHLEDE